GCGGGTGCTGCCGGTTCTCGGTCCGACGCGGAGCGGCGCCCACAGCCCGACGGCGATCCACGCCAGGGGATACAGGAGATACCGCGGCTGGGTCGCCTCCGCGTCGGTGGCCAGAAAGTACACCGCGAGGAACGCCAGCTGGATCGCCAGCAGCCCGCCGATCACGATGACGTCACGACGCACGTCCGGACGCGAGAGGAGCTCACTGATCCGCCCAGTCACCACCCGGAGACGTTGGCGAGCTCCCGCCGATCGTCCGCCCGTGTTCATCACCTCGGGATGACGTCCGTCCGGACAAAAGGATGTCGGCACCGCCGATCCCAAACCGGAACCCGGGCCCGGATCCGTCCCGAATTCTTCCCGGTCGTCCGTTAAAGTCAAACCGACTCCTCGCGAACGTGGAGCCATGAGCGTCGACCAGGAACAGCGGACCGTCCGGTGTCTCGTGGCGAAGGTAGGGTTGGACGGCCACGACCGGGGGGCACACGTCATCGCCCGTGCGTTCCGGGACGCCGGGTTCGAGGTGATCTACTCGGGACTCCATCGGTCGCCCGACGAGATCGTGCAGGCGGCCGTCCAGGAGGACGTCGACGTGCTCGGGATCTCCATTCTGTCGGGGGCACACAACACGCTCGTCCCGAAGGTGCTCGAGGGACTCGAGGAGTACGACGCCCTCGAGGACACGCTCGTGCTCGTCGGGGGGATCATTCCCGACGACGACGAAACGGAGTTGAAGGAACTCGGCGTCTCGGAGGTGTTCGGTCCGGGGACGCCCATGGAGGAGACGATCGAGTTCGTCAGGGAGAACGTCCCGGAGCGATAGCCGCATGTGCCGGGGCACGGAGACCGACCTCGTCGACGAACTGCTCGAGGGGAACCATCGGGCGCTCGCACGGGTCATCTCGAAGATCGAAAACAGGCGACCGGGGTACAGACAGCTCGTCTCCCGACTTCACTCACACACCGGGAACGCGTCGATCGTCGGTGTCACCGGCTCGCCGGGGGCGGGGAAGTCGACGCTGGTCGACAAGCTGGCGAAGCGCTACCGCGACCGCGGGGAGACCGTCGGCGTGATCGCGGTCGACCCCTCCTCGCCGTACACCGGCGGTGCGGTTCTGGGCGATCGGATCCGGATGGCCTCGAACGTCGGCGACATGGACGTGTTCTTCCGGTCGATGAGCGCCAGGGGGCAGCTCGGCGGGCTCTCGACGGCGACCGCCGACGCGGTGACGGCACTCGACGCGTTCGGGAAGGACCGAATCGTGATCGAGACGGTCGGCGCCGGGCAAAACGAGGTCGACATCGTCGAAACCGCCGACACCGTCGCCGTCCTCGTCCAGCCCGGGTCGGGTGACGACGTACAGATGCTCAAGGCGGGGATCCTGGAAATCGGCGACGTGTTCGTCGTCAACAAGGCCGACATGGAGGGGGCAGACAGGACCGTCGCCGAGCTGGAGGAGATGCTCCACATGCGCGAGAGCCCCACCGCCGGACTGAACACCGGCCACCACGGGTTCCAGGCGGTCGAAACGCCCGGCGAGGACGAGACGAGGGTCGGAGGCGAGTCGGTTGACGGGTCCGAGCCGACGGACGGGGACGAACCGGAGTGGAGCCCGTCCGTGATCGAAACGGTCGCGACGACGGGTGAAGGGATCGAGCAGCTGCTCGAGCAGCTCGATTCCCACTACGCGCACCTCGAGGCGTCCGGCGAACTCGAAGCAAAGACCAGAAACAGGTACGCGAAGGGGATCAGGACGCTGCTGCGCAACGACATCGCGGCGCTCGTCGAACGGGAACTGGATCGCCGTGGGGGGATCGACCAGCTCGCAGACCGGGTGGCCCGGCGGGAGACCGATCCGTACGCGGTGGCCGAACGGATCGTCGAACCGATCGCCGACTGTCTCGACGACAACCGTGAGTGATCAGTCCATCCCGGGTGCGTTTTACACCCGGTGGGCCGGCGTCTACGATCGGATCGCAAGCGACCTCCCCGGTGTGGCACGGATGCGATCGGCGTTTCTCGATCTCCTCTCGCCGTCCCGCGGAGACGTCGTCGTCGAGATGGGATGTGGAACCGGCGCGAACTTCCCGTGGCTCCGAGATCGGGTGGGTCCGGAAGGAACCGTCGTCGGCGTCGATCTCTCAGAGGGAGTTCTCGAGCGGGCACGCGCCCGGGTTCGCCGAAACCGCTGGGAGAACGTCCACGTCGTTCGGGGCGACGCGACACGTCCGCCGTTCGTGGGGGGGCCGACGGCGGTTCCGTCCGGATCGCTGGGGCTCGGGGCCGGCGAAGTCGACGTCGTGCTCGCGACGTTCGTCGTGGGAATGCTCCCGGATCCGGGAGGCGCAGTCCAAGCGTGGGGACAACTTGCCGGCGACGGCGGCCGACTCGGACTGTGCAACCTGGCCCGGAGCACCACCCCGCTTGGACGCGTTTGTAATCCCGCGTTCGCCGCGCTGGTGCGTGCGAGTTCGCCGCCGGGCGGGAAGGGACGAACCCGGGGCGCCGCACAGTTGCTCGACGAGCGCGTACTGGAGGGCCACCGGGCGCTACACGACGTCTGTGACGGTGTGGTGAGCCGACGAGCGTTCGAGGGGTTCGTTCGCATGTCGGCCGGAACCGTTCGAACCGAGCGTTGAGCGGCTGTCGTCGTCGGTCAAAAGAGTGCAAGCGTCTGTGCGATCACTCCGCCGATGAGGAAGGAGACCCCCATCGTCAACACGAGCACGACCCCGGCGATCCGGATGTCGAACTCCTCGGCGACGGTGGCGAACACCGCGATGCAGGGCACGTAAAACAGTCCGACGACCGCGCCGACGAACAGCTGTCCAGTCGAGAGGTCCATCTCGAGCAGCGGCAACACCGTCAGTTCGCGCCTGACGATCCCCAGCATAAGGGGGGTTGCTGCCTCCTCCGGCAGCAGCAGCCAGCCGACCACGAGTGGACGGAGATGCTCGCCGATTAGCTCCAGAATACCCAACTCGTACAGCAGCGACGCCACCCCGATCGCGTAGATCATGTGGACTGCGCCGCCGAACAGGTAGTGTTTCAGCCGCATCCAGACCTTGTTCGCCGTGATGTGAGCCTTCGGGATCAAAAGCGGCGGAACGTCGGCGACCGTCGGATTCCGATCCCCTTCGAGAACTCGATCGAGCACGACCCCGGCCACCGCGAGCGCGAGAAACGACACAAAGAACACGGCAATCACGAGGAGAATCGTCGCCTCGGCGAGCAATGCGATGAACGCCCCGGTCTGGGCCACGCAGGGCACAGCGAGACAGATCATGAGCGTGATCGAGAGCCGCTGTTTGTACGTCTCGGCCGCCCGGGAGCCGGTGATCCCCGGGATCGCACAGCCGTAGCCCAAAAGAAGCGGGACCACGTTGCTCCCGGTCAACCCGATCCGGGCGAACAGTCCGTCGAGCAGCACCGCGAGCCGGGGGAGGTAGCCGCTGTCTTCCAGCAGGCTCAACGCAATATAAAACGAGATCACGTACGGCATCACGAGCGCGAACGGCCACTCGATTCCCTTTATCAGGAAGCCGTACTCGCCGATCAGGACTGCCCTGACGAGCCCAGGATCTGTTACCGATCGCACCGCCCCTTCGATCACGGGGAACACGAACCCCTCGAAAACGGGGATGAGGAGATACTGTCGCAGTCCCATTCCGAGCCCGACAACAATCGCGAACGTCCCGACCAGGACCAGAACCGCAACGGGTAAGCCGGGCCACGGTTCGACGAGCCGGTCCCCCCACAGCTGTAACGTCCCCGCTGGAGTGGACCCGCCGGACGATTCGTCGACGATCGCAATCTCCACGAGTTCCTCGGCCCGATCCCAGGTCGCCTCGTCCCCGCCGGGAACGGTCGGATTTCGAAGCGTGCCGGCGACGGCGTCGACGAGTTGCTCGAACCCTTTCCCGATAGTCGCGACTGTGGGGATCACGGGAACCGACAGCTCTCGAGCGAGAACCTCCGCCCGGAGCCGTCTCCCCTCTTCCAGCAGGTCGACACGGTTGATCGCGACGACTGTCGGCACGTCGTGTTCGAGCACCTGCAACAGCAGATGCAGGCTGCTCTCGAGGTTTGCCGCATCGAGCACGCAGACGACGACGTCACAGCCACCATCCAGGATGTCGACCGCCAGCTGTTCGGCCTCGTTCGTCGCCGAAAGCGAGTACGTGCCCGGGACGTCGATGAGGGTCGCCTCCTCGCCTCTGAACGTGGCCGTCCCCCGCTTGTACTCGACAGTCGTGCCGGGATAGTTCGCGATCCCGGCGTCGAGCCCGGTCAACGCGTTGAAAAGAACACTCTTTCCGACGTTGGGTGGGCCGAGAAGCGCGACGCGGGTGTCTTCGGAGTCAGCGTCCACCTCGGCCGTCTCCTCACGGCGAGACATCGAGGTTCGGCTGTGAATCCTCGGCCGGATCCTCCCGCGTTACCCGGATGTGATCTGCGAGCGACCGGTCGATCGCGACTCGACGTCCCTCGGCCTCCACGATCAACGGTCCGCCGAACAGCTGGCGTCCACGAACGCGAACCGAGTTCCCGGGACGGACGCCCAGCGGAGACAGCAGGTCGTGATCCGGAACGCCGCTGACGACGGCGCGTTCCCCCTGCTCCAGCGATTCCAGGGTGGGCCCTTCCGGTCCCGTCGGGATGGCGGCCGATCCGCCGGCCGATCCTCCATGAGCAACGGTTCCGCCGTCGGCAGTCGCTGCCGGAGGCGCCTCCGTATCCGCGATCGGTTGCGACGCCGGACAGTCCGTCGCGTCCGAGCAGCCGGCACAGTCGGTCGGGTCGTTGCAGACGACCACACTTTCCTTGCCGAATCGCTGGGCGATCGTCTCGGAGGAGACATCGCCCGACGGCACGTCGATGTTCGGAAACAGGGGGCTGGCCCAGCCCCGCGGTCGGCGGTAGACGAGCGTCTGTCCCGCACGGAGCTGAGACATCGTCTCGACGACGACCTCTCGCTTCGGGTGGACGTGAAACGCCATCCAAATCACGTCGAAAGAGGCGGTATCGAGCGTCTGCCCGTCGCTCACCGCGAAGTCGATCCGACCGGTGAGGTCCCGACTCTCGACAGCCCTGCGGGCGGCGTCGACTGCGTCGGGATCGTTGTCGATTGCGACGACATCGTAGCCGCGCTCGGCCAGCGCCATCGCGGTCATCGGCAGGGGCCCACAGCCGACCTGCAGCACCGACGCGTCGTCGTCGGGGGCGACGAGACCCAGTTCCCGCTCGATGACGTGCTCGTAGAATAGCCGACGGTAGAGGTTCCCGAACGCAGATGACACCCGATCCAGCCGTTCGAGACGTTTCAACACGCCCGCGCTCGCGGCTACCGCTCGGGATCCCTTCACGCCCTCGTACTCCGATCCGTCCCGTCTCAGGTATCCATCAGTGTTCGTCACGGGTCTACTCGTTCCTATCTTTAGGCCCCCCTAAATTAAATACGGGAGCGGGTTCCCACTCCGTGAAAAACCGGCAACTGATTCGATCTCACTCCCGGAAACGGTCGATACCGCCCGCGGGACGCGAGGTTCAAGCCCACCATCGCGACCATGTATCCGGCCCCACGTCGCAACCATGTATCCGGCCCCACGGCGCGATCGGTCGCCTCAGTCCGTCCGGAACAGGAGCGACCGACCGAACGTCACCATCCAATGAGAAACGGAACCGTCCGGAACCGCCGGAATGACCCTCGACGACGTAGTCGAACCGGCCGAACTTCCGCCGTCGTGGGCGCTGTCCTGCGCCGCCTGCGCCGTGGTGACCGGATCGTAATCAGCCGAGAACACCGACCGAGGCTGACGGACGACAACTCGACTCGGGCCGCCCTGCGCCCGTCGGTATCGCTCGACGATTTCGTCTTTCGGTTCCGCCTGCAGGGCAACGACGGCGACCGAACAGGGCTCCGGAAGGTGGGTTCCGTCGCCGATGACCTCCCGGCCGTCCCCGACGACGACTTCGACGTCGTCGGCCACGCCGGCACGCGCGAGGTTTCGACGCGCCTCTCGAACCACGCTCGGGTCGTTATCTAGCGCGTACACGGTCGCGCCGGAGCGTTTCGCGAGTAATGCGGCCGTAAACGGCATCGCACCACAGCCCACGTTGAGTACCCGGTCGTTTGCGTCGATCCCTGCGAGTTCGATCTCTCTATCGACGACCGACCGGTAGATCCGAGTGTAGACCTCGAACAGCCACGGAGCGTCCGTGAAGACCTTTTCAAGCGCCGCGACGGTTTCCCCGAACCGACCCATACTCCTGTTAGGTGATCTCAGGGGAAAAGAAGACGCCGGTTTTTTGTCCAGTGTGATTACGCTCGAGTATGGTCACAGTGAGCGAATCGATCGAGATCGAGGTTTCGATCGAGACAGTGTTCGAGTACCTCGACGATCCCCACAACCACGTCGAAGTGACGCCGAGCCTCTCGTCGGTATGGAACGTGGAACCGCTCGAGAACGGCGGCAAGCGGCTCGAGTTCACCTACAAAATGGCCGGGGTCGGGATCGACGGAGAACTCCGAGAGACAGTTCACGACCCCCCGCACCGGTTGACGTTCGACATGCGGGGCAGGCTCGACGGTGAGATCGACCTGGAGCTCACGGAAGTCGGGGAGCACACCCGGGTGACGTACACCGGGACCTACGAAGTTCCAGGGAAGGTGCTGTCGTCGGTCACCGAGCCGTTCGTTCGCCGGTACAACGAGCGCGAACTGCAGACAACGCTCCAGAACCTGAAGAGCCGCCTGGAGAGCGACGAGCGCTGAAACGGGCGGCTGGTTGCCGTTATCGGACGGCCTCCCGGAACCCCCAACATTTCATATAGCGGTTATTCGTTTACTTGCCCGACGCGGCGGGCTTTTATCCGCGGCGCCCGCACGCCGAGACATGGTACAGAACGTCGCCGGGCTGATGCCGGAGCTCGAGGCGGAGGATTTCTATCTCCTCTCGGGCATCGAGCAGGGGATGCGGTTTTCCGAATGGGTACGGCGCGACAAACTCCCGGAGTACTCCGATCTGACTCCCGAGGAAGTCGAGTACCGGCTGGATCGGTGCATGCGACGGGAGCTGATCGAACGGAAGACGATCCAGTACGAGGGATATCGACTGAAGTTCGAAGGGTACGACGCACTGGCGCTCCGGACCTTCGCCGAACGCGAGACGGTGATCGACGTCGGCGCACCCCTCGGCGTCGGCAAGGAGTCGGACGTCTACGAGGCGCGGTCGTTCGAGCCGCTCGCGCTCAAGTTCCACCGCGAGGGGTACACGAACTTCCGGGCGGTCCAAAAGGAACGGGAGTACACCGCCGACCGAAATCACGTCTCCTGGCTGTACACCGCGCGCAAGGCTGCCGAACGGGAGTACGAGGTGCTCGAAACCCTCTATCCGGACGTCTCGGTTCCCCGGCCGATCGACCAGAACCGCCACGCGCTCGTGATGGGGAAGTTCGAAGGAGTCGAGCTCCCCCGGTCGAAACTCCCCTCCGAACAGGTCCTCGGAGTAGTAGATCTCGTCTTCCGGGAACTCGCATCCGCCTACGAGAGGGGGTTCGTCCATGCGGACATGAGCGAATACAACGTGGCGATCTCGGAGTCCGGTATCGTCATCTTCGACTGGCCACAGGCGGTCTCCACTGATCACGACAACGCGCGCGAACTCCTTTTCCGGGACACGGAGAACGTGATCGGCTACTTCCGGCGGAAATATCCCCACGACGTGCCCGAACCACTCGACGTCGACGGGATCTGTGACGCGATCGCCGACGGCTCGTTTTCGAGTGTGCGAGAATTCACGACTGAATAAACCGCATAGTGCGATAACAAATCGAACATCCGGTTCGAAACCTGTCGATCAGTCGGCGAGCGAGACGCCCGGCTCAGCGACCACGGACCCGGGACGTTCTGTTCGAAGTGGCCGGGAAAACCCCGACTCAAACCCGGAGTTCGGTCTCGAGATCCAGTCCGGAAAACAGTCGTTCGACGCGATCGACAGCGGGGGTTCGTTCGGCGACGTTCCTCAACAGCACCGTTTCGCTCGGAAACAGTTGTTCTCCCAGCAAGAGTCCGTGGTCCCGTGCTGTGCTGCCGGTCACGGTCAGATACACGCCGACTCCGGCGTCGGCGATCGCTCGCTCCTCCTCCTGGCCCCCGTTCGCGAACACGAACTCGACGTCCTCGATCGCCTCCGTTCCGAGCACCGCCGCCACGAGACGTTCGTATCGGGGCGAGATGCACAGTTCCCCCTCGTAGTCGGCGACGAACGACCTGTCCAGCGATTCGCCCGCGGGAACCGCATCGGGGGCGGCGAGCAGCGTGTGATAGACAGTGTCACCGAGCCCAGTGACGACACGCACGTCGGTATCCCGGGGATCGATCCGTTCGTTCACCTCGGCGATCGAGTCGATCCCCCGCTCGTGCAACGTCACGGCCTCCTCGAGTACGAGGTCGGCACTGTCGAACCCCAGCGCGAACTCGTGGGTCCGCAACGCGCGGAACGGTTCCTCTCGTCCGATCAACCGGAGTTGTAATCCCCCGACGTCGACTCGCGCCGAATCGAACACGATCCGCCTCGGGAACCCGGGACGGTCGTCGCGATACAGCGTGTACTCGGGACCGTCCGGCGCGTCCGGATCGCTGTAGGCAGTGAGGCGTTCGTAGACGTTTCGCTCCGGTTCGATCTCGCCTTTCGTGATCGCCTTTTCGTAGCGCAGGGTCGAACTCACCTCGTCTGCGAGCGCCTCCGCATCCGTGGCGCTCGCCAGCCGATCGAGAATCGCTTCCAGCGGCCGTCCCTTCCGGGGAACCGCGACCGCAACCGACTCGTTCATTGCGGGAAACCACGATACAGCGAAGTAAACCGGTTGCGTTTCGACGCCGGCCGGTTCTTCGGCCGCCGCAGTTTCCTACCTCCTCTTACCGCGGCTCACATATCGCCGAATGCGCTACCGAGACGCTCCCGGAACGCGTCGAACGTCTCGAGACGGTCGTGTATCTCCGCGATATCCTCCTGCAGCGATTCGACGCTTTCTGCGAGTTCCTCGTCCGCGTCGCCGATCTGCGCGTCGATCTCTGCGAGATCCGCTCGGATCGAATCCGCGCGTTCCTCGAGCGCGTCCAGGTCATCCATCCGCGATTCGATCGATTCGAGACTTTCGTCGACCTCCCGCTTGGACGTAAACAGATCGTCGACGTGTTCCCGGAGCGACGCCACGTCCGCCGAGAGTGGCTCGATCGACTCCTTGGCCTCCTCGGTGTCGCTCGCGACCGCGGTGAGTTCTGTCTCGATATCATCCACCGTGGATTCGAGTTCCTCGACTGTCGTGGACACCTCTCCGATCTGCGAGTCGAGTTCGTCGACCGTTTCCTCGACGGAGTCGATCGACGTCTCCATCGTTTCCGTGGACTCCTCGAGCGCGTCAGTGCGCTCCTCGTTGGAGGCGACCCGCTGATCGACGTCGTCGATCCGGCCGGTCAGATCGTCGGTAGCCTCCTCTACGTCGACGACCCGATCCGCGAGTTCGACGGTGGTGTCGTCGAGATCCGCCGTGATGTCGTCGAGGTCGGCGGCCTTCGCCTCCACAGCCTCGGTCCGTTCTGCGATTTCGCCGGTCCAGTCGGCGATCTCTCCGGTTTCGGTTTCGAGTTCCGAGGTGTCCTTCCGGAGTTCGTGGCGCTCCCGTGCGCCCACCTCGACGTCGCCTTCGAGCCGCCGTACGTCCGATTCGATCTCGGAGACAGTGTCGGTGACGCCGTCGACCTCCGCCTGGAGCTCGGCGAGCAGTTGCTCTGCGGTCCCGTTCTCGTCGATGAACTCCTCGAGTGCGTCCGTGTAGGCGTCGAGGTCGGCCACTCGCGACTGGAGGCGGCTCAATCGCACGTCGACGCTGTTTGGAACGCCGACGTCGAGCTCCTCCCGGAGCAGTTCGAGGTCGGCGTCGGACACCTCGTCTTCGCGGATCTCGCGTGCCAGTGCGGCGGCGATCCCCTCCGGTGCGAACTCGGCTGACTCGATATCCTGTTCCGCCTGGTCGGTGGCGGGTTCCTCCTCGATATCGTCGGCCTCGTGTGGGGTGATCGCCGATGTCTTGTCTTCCGGGACAGTATCCGGCTCAGGGCTCGTCCCCTCTTCCGGCTCCTCGTCCAACTCCAGTTCCGGTTCCTCTTCCGGCTCCTCGTCAAACTCCAGTTCCGGTTCCTCTTCCGGCTCCTCGTCCAACTCCAGTTCCGGTTCCTCTTCCGGCTCCTCGTCAAACTCCAGTTCCGGTTCCTCTTCCGGCTCCTCGTCCAACTCCAGTTCCGGTTCCTCTTCCGGTCCGTCTGACGAGACGGGATCGTCCAATTCGAGGGGTTCTTCCTCGTCATCTTCGCCGTCTTCGACGTCAGCGGCTTCATCCACTTCAGCAGGCTCGTCCGACTCGCCGAGTACGATTGGCTCCTCCGAAGAATCGTCGCCCTCGTCTACAGGTTCGGACTCTTCAGTGTCAGTCGGGGAATCGACACCTTCGGGTTCTGCCAGCGGATCCGGCTCGCCTTCGTCCGTTTCGTCGTCCTCCTTGTCGAGTCCGGGAAGCGTCGATCGCTCCCCCGCGAGCACTTCCCGGATCGCCTGACTGTTGTCCGAGCCGAGCACGTCCTCGATCGATTCCGGTTCCGGATCGCCCTCCGTTACCTCCTCGACCTGCGGTTCAGTTCGGAACGCATCCAGAGCCGACGGGTCGTCGGTCCGCACGCCGTACACCGTCGTGACGCTTTCTCCAGGCTCCAGCGTGGTTCGAAACTCTACTCTGTTGTCGCGGTAAGCGGTCCAGTTTTCGCTGCCGTAATCGGGGTGGAACCCGATCCGATCCATCGGGAACGACTCCGGGACCTGATCGACCAGACGGACGGTGACCGGCTGGTCGCTGGTCGAATGGACCAGAAACGAAACCGCCGGCACCGGGAATTCGTCAGTGCTGAAGGTCTTTCTCACCTTCAACTCGCCGCTCGAAGTGGTAATGGCGCCGTCGCTGGGACTCATGAATAGCCGTTCAGCAGACGGGCTTGTAAATGGTATGGGCCGATTGTCGCAGTTGATACTGGGAACTCGAATCGTGGAAGATCAGGTCGTCAAAACCGTAACGGGGCCGTCGAACTCGAGAATGATCTGCTGGGTGTCGTCACCGAACAGCGCCTTTCCAGTCGGGGAACGCGTCCGGCCGCTGACGAACACGTGATCACAGCCCTCGTTTTCGGCGTGGTCGAGCACCGTTTCCACGGGGTCACCCAGTGCCCCGACGGCGTCGTACTCGACGTCGATGTCGGAAAGAGTCTCCCGGGCGATGTCCTCCGCGTAGTTTGCCGCACCCTGTTCGGCCTGATAAACGCCGTACTCTCCGCCGTAACTGGTGATCGACTGTAGCTCCCGATACGTGTCGTTGTACTTCTCCTCCGTCGTGACGTGCAACAGCGTGAGCCGTGCGTCGACACCTGCAGCAAGCGTTCCTGCCTCACGAACCAGCTCTTTCGAGCCCTCCGTCGACGAAACGACTGCGAGCGCGTGGCGCATACTCGAAGCTCATCGGGGAAATGACATAAACGCACGGGTGGACTTTCGAGGAAGGCAAGCTCGGATTCAGAGATCGATCCGGTCGCCGATCTCGACGATCTCCAGCTGTCGGGGGTACTCGAAGCTTCTGACGTGTTCGTGGAGCGCGGTCGGGTCCGCGGTGAGCCCCTTCCACATGTCCCAGTGGGACGGAACCAGTCGATCGAACTGGAGGTCGCTCGCCGCCTCGACGATCTCGTTTTCGTCGCTGTACCACTTCGTCCGGACTGGCTCGCGGGTCTCCTTGTCCGGGATAGTGCCGACGCTTCCGAACGCCAGGATTCCGAGGTCGAAATCGTAGCGACTACCGAGTTCCGCGAAGTTGTCCGACGGTTTGGTGTCGCCGCCGTGGAAAACAGTTCCTGCCTCGTGTTCGATGACGTAGCCGACCGGGTGGGTCGCGTCCGGATCGAACACCTCGACGACGCCAATCTCGAACTCGCCGATCTCGATGGTATCACCCTCGGAGACTTCCGCGAACTGTTCCTCCTCGACGTTCCATCGGTCCGTCCAGGATTCCTCGTCCCGGGCAACGGCGAGCGAGTCGTCGGGCGCGTAATACGTCGCCCCGGTGTTCGCCAGGATCGGCGCCTGCGAGGGGCCGTGGACGTGGTCGGTGTGTTCGTGGGTGGCGAGCACCGCGTCGGCGACGTCGATGTCGGCCGGATCGAACGGCACCGGTATCATCCGAACGGTTCGCGGCGGATCCCCGAGACCGACGTACGGGTCGATCCAGATCGTCGTTCCCTCACGCCCCTTGAGAACGAAACCGTTACAGCCGAGATACCACACGGCGACGGTTTCGGGCTCGGCCCCGACGATCGCGTCCGGCAGCCACGTTCCCCAGTCTGATTCGCTCATACGCACTAGTCCGGCTGCTCGACTCCTAACCGTTGCGGAGTTCTTCCAACCCGTCCCCGGAACC
The Halalkaliarchaeum desulfuricum DNA segment above includes these coding regions:
- a CDS encoding coiled-coil domain-containing protein, translating into MSPSDGAITTSSGELKVRKTFSTDEFPVPAVSFLVHSTSDQPVTVRLVDQVPESFPMDRIGFHPDYGSENWTAYRDNRVEFRTTLEPGESVTTVYGVRTDDPSALDAFRTEPQVEEVTEGDPEPESIEDVLGSDNSQAIREVLAGERSTLPGLDKEDDETDEGEPDPLAEPEGVDSPTDTEESEPVDEGDDSSEEPIVLGESDEPAEVDEAADVEDGEDDEEEPLELDDPVSSDGPEEEPELELDEEPEEEPELEFDEEPEEEPELELDEEPEEEPELEFDEEPEEEPELELDEEPEEGTSPEPDTVPEDKTSAITPHEADDIEEEPATDQAEQDIESAEFAPEGIAAALAREIREDEVSDADLELLREELDVGVPNSVDVRLSRLQSRVADLDAYTDALEEFIDENGTAEQLLAELQAEVDGVTDTVSEIESDVRRLEGDVEVGARERHELRKDTSELETETGEIADWTGEIAERTEAVEAKAADLDDITADLDDTTVELADRVVDVEEATDDLTGRIDDVDQRVASNEERTDALEESTETMETSIDSVEETVDELDSQIGEVSTTVEELESTVDDIETELTAVASDTEEAKESIEPLSADVASLREHVDDLFTSKREVDESLESIESRMDDLDALEERADSIRADLAEIDAQIGDADEELAESVESLQEDIAEIHDRLETFDAFRERLGSAFGDM
- a CDS encoding universal stress protein; translation: MRHALAVVSSTEGSKELVREAGTLAAGVDARLTLLHVTTEEKYNDTYRELQSITSYGGEYGVYQAEQGAANYAEDIARETLSDIDVEYDAVGALGDPVETVLDHAENEGCDHVFVSGRTRSPTGKALFGDDTQQIILEFDGPVTVLTT
- a CDS encoding MBL fold metallo-hydrolase; its protein translation is MSESDWGTWLPDAIVGAEPETVAVWYLGCNGFVLKGREGTTIWIDPYVGLGDPPRTVRMIPVPFDPADIDVADAVLATHEHTDHVHGPSQAPILANTGATYYAPDDSLAVARDEESWTDRWNVEEEQFAEVSEGDTIEIGEFEIGVVEVFDPDATHPVGYVIEHEAGTVFHGGDTKPSDNFAELGSRYDFDLGILAFGSVGTIPDKETREPVRTKWYSDENEIVEAASDLQFDRLVPSHWDMWKGLTADPTALHEHVRSFEYPRQLEIVEIGDRIDL